One window from the genome of Musa acuminata AAA Group cultivar baxijiao chromosome BXJ1-4, Cavendish_Baxijiao_AAA, whole genome shotgun sequence encodes:
- the LOC135641984 gene encoding uncharacterized protein LOC135641984, with amino-acid sequence MGSDAAAYDASVAAISRDIARKKRANRSAKLKQCKLDARREQWLSQVRNKDCMVTSRGAPAASSPPHVALSKKLDRTSKEEEKHGVEVEPDGLSSHESEEGSPTHSSHMNGCANHSISSESSFGSSSRSFSNAEVEEDICEERGEEKEGIDDWEALADALPIAHDRNQPNLNPLASVPDSTATAVGTNKDCHEGFAKPHDKPMVPRAWRADDAFRPQSLPNLSKQWSFPVSRERHYAAARWAHHDILSAPSTCPICCEDLDPTDSSFLPCNCGFRLCLFCHKRILEADGRCPGCRKHYDPMAGGEVGNGGGMQPVTLRLSHACSMISRT; translated from the exons ATGGGTTCCGACGCCGCGGCCTACGATGCCTCCGTTGCCGCCATCTCTCGCGACATCGCCAGGAAAAAGAGG GCCAACAGGTCCGCAAAATTGAAGCAGTGCAAGCTCGATGCAAGGCGCGAGCAGTGGCTCTCCCAAG TGAGGAACAAGGATTGCATGGTGACGAGCAGGGGAGCGCCTGCTGCCTCTTCTCCCCCTCATGTTGCTCTTTCTAAGAAGTTGGATCGCACatcgaaggaggaggagaagcatgGGGTTGAGGTGGAGCCGGATGGGTTGAGTTCCCACGAAAGTGAGGAAGGTTCCCCGACTCACAGCAGCCACATGAATGGATGTGCTAACCATAGCATCAGCAGCGAAAGCAGCTTCGGATCCTCTTCCAGAAGCTTTAGCAATGCCGAAGTGGAGGAAGATATTTGCGAGGAGAGAGGGGAAGAGAAAGAGGGAATAGACGATTGGGAGGCCTTAGCTGATGCATTGCCCATCGCTCATGACCGCAATCAACCCAATCTGAACCCCCTAGCTTCCGTCCCAGATTCTACTGCAACAGCCGTTGGAACGAACAAAGATTGCCATGAGGGCTTCGCAAAACCACATGACAAGCCAATGGTTCCTAGAGCTTGGAGGGCAGATGATGCTTTTCGCCCACAGAGCCTGCCCAACCTCTCAAAGCAGTGGAGTTTCCCTGTGAGCAGAGAAAGGCACTATGCAGCAGCTAGGTGGGCTCACCATGACATCCTTTCCGCGCCATCAACATGTCCCATCTGCTGTGAGGACTTGGATCCAACGGACTCAAGCTTCCTCCCCTGTAACTGTGGCTTCCGCCTCTGCCTCTTCTGCCACAAGCGGATTCTCGAAGCAGATGGTCGCTGCCCTGGGTGCAGGAAGCATTATGATCCTATGGCTGGTGGTGAGGTGGGCAATGGGGGAGGAATGCAACCAGTAACTCTCCGCCTCTCTCATGCCTGTAGCATGATTTCACGAACCTAG
- the LOC103980559 gene encoding centromere/kinetochore protein zw10 homolog: MDVLSGSIDVRDLLPSGELDESSPLSAPDLRLLVDRLQIRSLRIKDKVRSYVLAHRAEFADLFSRCSLAAASADDLTRSLSGALRLLSDRPLDLEIQDLVSEITAKRRELEKRREALEVVRAVSALHRRLASAREDLRAMRLVAAAEAVRDLKKGLSVADVEEGGSVENEPAVFGFLRKEWAECLDELQEVLAKNVLNCFHFEPENNRLIVRSVSKVEDVHYIKLHQMLEAMEIVGVLDYGLARVADLLIKRVIITSITNKSINVLVEVHDEGSLASCETILGIVPSSDLLEDLDGTCLYSRLSQIVKFIYKFICFENAIWMQCFGRLTWPRMADLIITHFLSKAVPDDASKIAGFQNVIKRTADFETFLKEMKLISSTDRNEEKLSYFAHDVEVHFASRKRNEILASARNYLLQFNYDLPSENMSSVSLQASDGGENCVSVVGLLFQSDKCLVSKAVFHLMDLVHRALKDACLSPTRVAKEFYHAARDALLLYRAVIPIKLGKKLESISQVAIIIHNECQYLSQENLGLAFEYRADFPSGLQKHAVFVDIALSFHQMAENILQKQVQLVVSSLREAIDGADGFQNTHQPQHYESAKFGIEQVIFIIEKAHIMWEPLMPASTYKRAMCSVMDYVFSGITRDMLLLDDLAAEETLQLQRLIQMTLENLSSLFESLIADVDEKERFLNQNTWSQLDKMMSSLPKFRKLAELYDMPLKSITATWESGELLSCGFTSSEVETFIKAIFADSPLRKECLQRIKSAND; this comes from the exons ATGGACGTCCTCTCGGGCTCCATCGACGTTCGCGATCTCCTCCCGAGCGGCGAGCTCGACGAGTCCTCCCCGCTTTCCGCCCCCGACCTCCGCCTCCTGGTCGACCGCCTCCAGATCCGCTCCCTGCGCATCAAGGACAAGGTGCGGTCCTACGTCCTCGCCCACCGCGCCGAATTCGCCGACCTCTTTTCCCGCTGCTCCCTTGCCGCCGCCTCCGCTGACGACCTGACCCGCTCCCTGTCCGGCGCCCTCCGCCTCCTCTCCGACCGCCCTCTCGACCTCGAGATCCAGGACCTCGTCTCCGAAATTACGGCGAAGAGACGGGAGCTCGAGAAGCGCCGGGAGGCGCTGGAGGTGGTGCGGGCCGTCTCCGCCCTGCACCGCCGTCTCGCTTCGGCCAGGGAGGACCTCAGGGCCATGAGATTGGTCGCGGCGGCTGAAGCCGTCAGGGATCTCAAGAAAGGGCTATCCGTCGCGGACGTGGAGGAGGGGGGCAGCGTAGAGAACGAGCCGGCAGTGTTTGGGTTCTTGAGGAAGGAGTGGGCTGAGTGCCTCGATGAG cTTCAAGAGGTGCTTGCCAAAAATGTACTGAACTGTTTCCATTTTGAACCGGAGAACAATAGACTGATTGTGAGATCTGTATCTAAAGTCGAAGATGTTCACTATATCAAGCTCCACCAGATGTTGGAGGCAATGGAG ATTGTTGGTGTTCTTGATTATGGGCTGGCAAGAGTGGCAGATTTGTTGATCAAACGGGTCATTATTACTTCCATAACAAACAAATCCATCAATGTTTTAGTTGAAGTGCATGATGAGGGCTCTCTTGCAAGTTGTGAGACAATTCTTGGCATAGTTCCATCATCTGATTTGCTG gaAGATCTCGATGGAACTTGTCTTTACTCAAGGCTTAGTCAAATAGTAAAGTTCATATACAAATTCATTTGCTTCGAGAATGCTATATGGATGCAATGTTTTGGAAGATTGACTTGGCCAAGAATGGCAGATCTAATTATAACTCATTTTCTTTCCAAG GCTGTGCCTGATGATGCTTCGAAGATTGCTGGCTTCCAAAATGTCATCAAACGTACTGCTGATTTTGAGACCTTTTTGAAGGAaatgaaattgatttcatcaactgACAGGAATGAAGAGAAGTTGAGTTATTTTGCTCATGATGTTGAAGTTCATTTTGCTTCCAGGAAGAGGAATGAGATTTTGGCAAGTGCTAGAAATTATCTTCTACAGTTCAACTATGATCTGCCTTCC GAGAATATGTCAAgtgtttccttacaggcttctgATGGTGGAGAAAATTGTGTGTCTGTTGTTGGTTTGCTTTTCCAGTCTGATAAGTGTCTTGTTTCTAAGGCAGTCTTTCACCTAATGGATCTAGTGCACAGAGCACTTAAG GATGCTTGTTTGTCCCCTACAAGAGTGGCAAAGGAGTTTTATCATGCTGCAAGGGATGCTCTACTTTTATACAGAGCTGTTATACCCATTAAG CTAGGGAAGAAGTTGGAGAGTATTAGTCAAGTGGCAATTATTATCCACAATGAATGTCAATATTTGTCCCAGGAGAATCTTGGACTTGCCTTTGAG TACCGTGCAGATTTTCCAAGTGGCTTGCAGAAACATGCAGTGTTTGTTGACATTGCACTAAGTTTTCATCAGATGGCAGAAAATATTCTTCAAAAACAAGTTCAATTAGTTGTTAGTAGTTTGAGGGAG GCTATTGATGGAGCTGATGGTTTTCAGAATACCCATCAACCACAGCATTATGAATCAGCAAAATTTGGTATAGAGCAG GTTATTTTTATTATAGAGAAAGCACATATTATGTGGGAGCCACTCATGCCAGCTTCAACTTACAAGAGAGCTATGTGCTCAGTAATGGATTATGTCTTTTCTGGAATCACCAGAGATATGCTGCTTTTAGATGATTTGGCAGCTGAGGAGACTTTACAG CTACAAAGACTGATCCAGATGACGCTAGAGAATCTCTCTTCTTTGTTTGAGTCACTTATTGCTGATGTGGATGAAAAGGAAAGGTTCTTGAATCAGAATACGTGGAGTCAGTTAGACAAGATGATGTCATCTTTACCTAAATTCCGCAAGCTTGCAG AACTGTATGATATGCCGTTAAAATCAATCACCGCAACATGGGAAAGTGGAGAGCTTCTCAGTTGTGGCTTTACATCATCTGAG